Part of the Erwinia amylovora genome is shown below.
ACAGTCGCAGAAAGGTCAGCCGCTACCCGCCTTGTCCGCGTAAAGCAAGCCGTGTTCGCTGCCACCAGATGAAGATCGCGGGCGTGGCTGGCGAGCAAAACGGCCGTTAACCTCGCCTGCAGCATGATTTACTTGGTACCGAAGATCTTATCACCGGCGTCGCCAAGGCCAGGGATGATATAGCCCTTTTCATTCAGCCCCTGATCGATTGAAGCGGTGTAGAGTTCTACGTCCGGGTGCGCTTTTTCCAGCGCGGCAATACCTTCCGGAGCCGCGACCAGCACCAGCACTTTGATACTGCTGCAGCCGGCTTTTTTTAGCAGATCAATGGTGGCGATCATTGACCCCCCGGTGGCCAGCATCGGGTCGACCACCAGCGCCATACGCTCTTCAATGTTTGATACCAGCTTCTGGAAATAGGGCACCGGTTCCAGGGTTTCCTCGTCACGGTAAACGCCGACCACGCTGATACGTGCGCTCGGTACGTGCTCCAGCACGCCTTCCATCATGCCAAGGCCGGCGCGTAATATCGGCACCACGGTAATTTTCTTGCCTTTGATCTGGTCGATAGTGACCGGGCCATTCCAGCCTTCGATGATGACCTTCTCGGTTTGCAGGTCGGCGGTAGCTTCATAAGTCAGCAGGCTTCCCACTTCTGACGCCAGTTCACGAAAACGTTTTGTGCTTACGTCATGTTCACGCATCAGACCCAGTTTATGTTTGACCAGCGGGTGTTTCACTTCCACGATCTTCATTATTTTACTCCCGGAGTGTTAAGCTGCAAAAAAAATCGCGAAATTATAGCGCTATTTCCCCCGCCGCCCTATGACTTAGTGTCACTGGTTCCCTCTTCTGCCCGGCATTGTTAAGGATCGCCTGGAAACGCGCTATCCGCAACTTGCGGGCAGATGGGACTCGCAAACGTTTGCTTGCACTGATAGAATTGCCGCGCTCTATTTTCAATACCACACCAACCGCAAACCGCGTGGGGATTTCGTAGTGACCGATAAAACCTCTCTCAGCTATAAAGACGCCGGCGTAGATATCGATGCGGGTAATGCGTTAGTCGACCGTATCAAAGACGTAGTGAAAAAGACTCGTCGCCCGGAAGTGATGGGTGGACTGGGCGGTTTCGGTGCCCTTTGTGCCCTGCCGCAAAAATATCGTGAACCGATTCTGGTTTCCGGTACTGATGGCGTTGGCACCAAGCTGCGTCTGGCGATGGACCTGAAACGCCACGATGCCATTGGTATCGATCTCGTCGCCATGTGCGTAAACGATTTGGTGGTATCAGGTGCCGAGCCGCTGTTTTTCCTCGATTATTACGCTACCGGCAAGCTCGACGTTGACACGGCTGCCAGCGTCATCGCCGGCATTGCTGAAGGTTGCTCGCAGTCAGGCTGTGCACTGGTCGGCGGCGAAACCGCTGAAATGCCGGGCATGTACCACGGCGAAGATTACGACGTGGCTGGCTTCTGCGTTGGCGTGGTAGAGAAATCAGAGATCATCGATGGCAGCAAAGTCGCTGAAGGCGACGTGCTGATCGCCCTTGGCTCAAGTGGTCCACACTCAAATGGCTATTCGCTGCTGCGCAAAATTCTGGCGGTCAGCAACACCGACCCGGAAACCACCCAGCTGGAAGGTAAACCCCTGGCGGACCACCTGCTGGCACCAACGCGCATCTATGTGAAGAACATCCTCAATCTGATTGAGCAGGTGGATGTGCATGCGATCGCCCACCTGACCGGCGGCGGCTTCTGGGAGAATATCCCGCGCGTGCTGCCAGACAACACCCAGGCGGTGCTGGAAGAGTCAAGCTGGGAGTGGCCAGCCGTCTTCAGCTGGATGCAGCAGGCCGGTAACGTCAGTCGCTTCGAGATGTACCGCACCTTCAACTGCGGCGTTGGCATGGTGATTGCCCTTAGCCCGGCGGAAGCGGACAAAGCGCTTCAGCTGATGAACGATGCCGGTGAGAAAGCCTGGAAAATTGGCGTGATCAAAGCCTCCGATGCTGAAGAGCGCGTGGTGATCAACGCATGAAACGCATCGTCGTGCTGGTTTCCGGTAACGGGAGCAATTTGCAGGCCATTCTCGACGCCTGCCAGCAGGGGCGGATCGGCGGCAGGGTAGCTGCCGTTTTCAGTAATAAAGCCGGGGCTTTTGCCCTTGAGCGCGCGCGCGCGGCCAACATTGCGGCTCATGCGCTGGCAGCGGCGCAATTCGCCGACCGCTGCGCTTTCGATCGTCAGTTGATGCAGGAAATAGACGCCTATGCGCCCGATCTGGTGGTACTGGCAGGATATATGCGCATTCTCAGTGCGGAATTCGTTCAACGCTACGCCGGGCGCATGCTGAATATTCACCCTTCGCTGCTACCTAAATATCCGGGGCTGCATACTCATCGCCAGGCGATTGACAATGGCGATGAAGAGCACGGCACCTCGGTGCATTTTGTCACTGAACAGTTGGACGGTGGCCCGGTGATTTTGCAGGCGAAAGTTCCGGTGTTCAGCGATGACACAGAAGACGATGTCGCCGCGCGCGTACAGCATCAGGAGCATGCTATCTACCCGCTGGTGGTAAGCTGGTTCATTGATGGACGCCTGACAATGCACGATGGCGCGGCCTGGCTGGATGATCGACGGCTGCCCGCCGCCGGGCATGCTTTCGAATAAACGCGGTAAGCGAAACCGGGGACGATGCGGTATGCAGAGCTGGCGACGGTTTCTTTCCGCTTCAGCCATACCTTCCGGTAATGTAATCCTCCGTATGGCGCTGGCGTGGTGCGGTAAACAGCGTATCGGTCAGACCAAATTCCACGACTCTGCCCTGATGCATAAACGCGGTATAGTCAGATACGCGTGCCGCCTGCTGCATATTGTGCGTCACCAGGATCAGGGTGAAGTGCTGTTTCAGCGTGGTCATCAACTCTTCAATCACCAGCGTGGCAATCGGGTCAAGCGCCGACGTTGGCTCATCCAGCAGCAGGATTTCCGGCTCAATGGCAATAGCACGGGCAATAACCAGTCGCTGCTGCTGCCCGCTGGACAGCGTCAGGGCGTTCTGCCACACATTGTCTTTCACCTCTGCCCATAGCCCCGCAGCACGCAGCGCCCGCTCGGCCGCTTCGTCCAGCACGCGCTTGTCACGTACGCCCTGTAAACGCAGGCCGTACACCACGTTGTCATAGATGGACCTGGCAAAGGGATTAGGCCGCTGAAACACCATGCCAACCCGGCGGCGCAGCGCGCAGAGGTCCTGTGCAGACGCCAGAATGGAGTGCTGCTGCAGACGGATATCTCCACTGATGCGGCAGCCGTCGATGGCATCGTTCATGCGGTTGAAGCAGCGTAACAGCGTCGACTTGCCGCAGCCTGAAGGGCCGATCAGTGCGGTGATGCGGTTTGCAGGAAACTGCAGGCTGATGTTATTTAATGCCTGTTTTTCGCCATACCATAAGTTCAGGTTGTCCAGTTCCAGCGCGGTATTTACATCATTAAACGTGATTGCCATAAAAAGCCCCGAATTAAAGCATCAGCGCACGGTAGCGCTCGCGCAGACGATGGCGCAATATCATCGCCACCAGGTTTAACCCCAATATCAACAATACCAGCAGCAGCGCAGTGGCAAACACCAGCGAACGGTCAGCTTCGGCATTGGGGCTTTGGAAAGCCAGATCGTAGATCTGAAACCCGAGGTGCATAAACTTACGATCGAGGTGTAAATAAGGGAACAGCGCATCTACCGGCAGCTCCGGCACCTTTTTAACTACGCCGACCAGCATCAGCGGTGCGGTTTCCCCGGCGGCGCGCGCCACCGCCAGAATCAGCCCGGTTAGCATGGCGGGCGCTGCCAGCGGCAGCGTGATATGCCACAGGGTTTCCGCCTGGGTGGCCCCTAATGCCAGCGAACCCTGGCGTAGCGAGGGCGGAATGCGCGACAGCCCCTCTTCGGTGGCCACAATCACCACTGGCAAGGTTAACAAAGCCAGCGTCAGCGAAGCCCAGAGCAACCCAGGCGTACCAAAGGTCGGGTTCGGCAGCCTTGCTGCAAAAAACAGACGGTCAATGCTGCCGCCCGTCAACCAGACAAAGAAACCGAGACCAAATACGCCATAAACAATTGAGGGGACGCCAGCAAGGTTAACCACCGCAATGCGTACCAGCCGGGTTAACAGATTACTGCCGGCATATTCGTGCAGCCAGATTGCCGCCACCACGCCAAGCGGCATCACCACTATCGACATCAGCAGTACCATCAGTATGGTGCCAAAAATGGCCGGGAATACCCCGCCATCACCGATACTTTCGTATGCCGAATCACTGACAAAATGCCACAGCTGGTGCGCAAAATGCCGCCACTTTATCCCGGCGCTCATGGCATTCGGCTGCCATACGGCAACAATCTGCGCCAGCGGTATCTGGTGCCGTTCTCCGCTGGCATCACGCAGCACCAGTACGGTGTTGTGACTTTCCTGATCCAATGCTGCCAGACTGGACGACTGGTCGGCAAACTGGCGCTGCAGCTCGGCGCGATCTGCTTCATAAGCTGACTGGTTTTCCGGCGTGTAGCGCCGGGCATTACGCTGCTGCTGCCTTTGCTGTTCCAACTCTTCCATTTGCGCATTGAGTCGTGCCATCTCTACCTGGCGCAGCGTTTCTGCTTCTTTCAGGTGCTCGTGAGTCTGCGTTAAACGCTGCTGCAAGGTTTGGAAAAGGTTATTCGCGGTCAACGGATGCCGCTCTTCCAGCAAACCGTCGAACCAGCCGTAGGCGTTGCCGCCAGCACGTCGCTGCAGCACAATGGCTTGCTTCGGCACCTGCTGATGCAGGATCTCGCTGGAAAGCAGCTGGCGAAAATCCGTGCCATTGAAATCGCGGTTACCGGTTTTAATCAGATAGCGTGTCACGCTTTCCGGCAGACCGGCCGGTAATGGCTGGCCGCCGGACTGCAACTGCTGGCGGGAAACCTGCTGCTCTGCGGCTATTTCCCCCAGCATCTGCACCTGTCCGTTCGGGGTTTGCAGGGTGAACAGTACCAGCGGCTGTGGCCAGAAGTAGCGTAACCCCTGCCAGGCCAGCAGCACGATAAGCAGCAGAAAAGCCAGCAGACTCACGGCCACCGCTCCGGCGGTAAGCCAGCGCCAGCGGTCATTACGCGCAGACGCACCTTTCATCCTGGCTGCTCCTGCTGACCGTAGCGCCGTCGCAGTCGCTGGCGCAACAGTTCGGCAAAAGTATTGACCACCAGCGTGAAGACCAACAGCACCAGCGCTGACAAGAACAGCACGCGATAGTGAGCACTTCCTGCCGCCGCCTCCGGCATTTCCACCGCAACATTGGCAGCCAGCGATCGTAAACCTGCAAACAGCCCGCCATCGGTTACCGGGGTGTTTCCGGTGGCCATCAGCACGATCATGGTTTCTCCTATTGCCCGGCCAAAGCCTATCATCAGGGCAGCAAATATACCTGAGGATGCTGCGGGCAGCACCACCCGCATCAGCGTCTGCCAGGGGGTCGCACCCAGCGCCAGTGAGCCTTGCCCCAGTGAGGCGGGCACGCTAAAAATGGCATCTTCGGCAAGGGTAAATATCAGCGGCACCAGGGCAAAGCCCATCGCCACCCCGGCCACTAACAGGTTACGCTGCTGATAATCGGTGCTGAACCGTTCTGCCAGCCCTTGTTCCCACAAAGAATGCTCCAGCAGCGGGATCGCCCCCAGCGAAAACCAGGCGCTTAACAGCAATATCGGCAGCAGCAGCAGTACTTCGCGCCCTTCTGTGCGCCAGCGCTTTTGCCAGACTGGCGGTAACTTTTGCCGCGTCCAGCTACACAACAGAAGCACCGATGCCAGTATCAGCGGTAATAACAGCACGCCGGACAGGCGGTCGGCTATTTTCGGTGCCAGCCACAAACCCGCAATAAGTCCGATAACCACGCCCGGCAGTGCCCCCATCATTTCAATGGCGGGTTTCACCCAGCGCCTCAGGCCCGGGGTCATAAACCAGGCCGTGTAAATGGCGGCGGCCAGCGCCAGCGGTGTGGCAAATAACATGGCCAGCCCGGCGGCTTTTAACGTCCCCACCACCATCGGTACCAGACTAAATTTTCCCTGGTAATCGTCATTGGCAGAGGTTGCCTGCCAGACATATTCGGGTTCAGGGTAGTTTTCATACCAGACTTTTTGCCACAGGCTGCGCCAGCTGACATCCGGCCATGGATTGTCCAGCCGGTAGTGCTGCCAGGCTCCTGCCCGTTCAACCAGCAGCCCGTCACCTTGCGGGGCGAACTGCGCCATCCGCACGCCGGCCTCCAGTTGACGACTGAGGATGGCTCCCTGCTGCTTGCTGGCAAACAGTTTGAGTTCACCCTGCGGGCTGAGGGTGGCAAAAACACGGCGATGAGGTTCAGTCATTATCAGAGGCTGCCACTGCGCACCGGCGAAGTCGCGGATAAAGCGCAACCGTGGTTCTGCGGCGCTGGCCGTATCGAACCACTGTCCAATGCCGCGATGGTCCGCTATCAGCAGTGAAGCGCCACCGCTAAGCAACTTCAGGCTTGCCGGCTTTTCTGCCAAAGTCAGCGCCTCACGCAGCCTGGGTGGGCCGCTGCCAATCAGCCATACGCTTAGCTGCGTGCCGGACAGCGTGTACAGCTTGCTGCCGTCGGGCGAGAGCAGCAGTTGATCCACCCCGCGGATATTCAGCCGGTAATGCAAAGCAGGCTGCTGCGCCTGTAACTGCCACAAAGCGATATGATCGGGCGTTGCCAGTGCGACCTGCCAGCGATTTTCCGCGCTCTGCGTGATGGCAAAAGGGTAGATGTTCTCTTCCCCGGTGCTCAGAGGCACATCACCAAGCGGGTATTTCCAGCGCGGTTCTGCGCCTGACGAGAAGTCCGGTTGCACCAGCACCATCGCCCCGCGTTCTGAAAGCAGCAACACGCTAAGATTATCCATACTGACACTGGCTCGGATGCTGCCGCGCAGTAAGGTTAAGGGTGCCGAAGGCGGTTGCGCATTGAGCGGCACAAAACGCCCGCTGCCCTGATGATCGATACGCCAGCCCCACTTCTGCTGGCGGTCCATGCCCATTGCTATCACCGCATCGCTTTGCCACAGTTTGACTGGATTATCCGCCCGCAGTCCCGGAGCGATGAACAGCGGCACCACCACCGCGACCAACCAGAACAGCAACAGCATCATGACCAGTAAGATGGCCATCCCGCACGCGGTCACCACGCGCCGCGTCAGCCTTTCAATAATGCGGCGACGCCCGGCGTTGTCGTCAACGGGGATTGGGCG
Proteins encoded:
- the upp gene encoding uracil phosphoribosyltransferase; the encoded protein is MKIVEVKHPLVKHKLGLMREHDVSTKRFRELASEVGSLLTYEATADLQTEKVIIEGWNGPVTIDQIKGKKITVVPILRAGLGMMEGVLEHVPSARISVVGVYRDEETLEPVPYFQKLVSNIEERMALVVDPMLATGGSMIATIDLLKKAGCSSIKVLVLVAAPEGIAALEKAHPDVELYTASIDQGLNEKGYIIPGLGDAGDKIFGTK
- the purM gene encoding phosphoribosylformylglycinamidine cyclo-ligase, encoding MTDKTSLSYKDAGVDIDAGNALVDRIKDVVKKTRRPEVMGGLGGFGALCALPQKYREPILVSGTDGVGTKLRLAMDLKRHDAIGIDLVAMCVNDLVVSGAEPLFFLDYYATGKLDVDTAASVIAGIAEGCSQSGCALVGGETAEMPGMYHGEDYDVAGFCVGVVEKSEIIDGSKVAEGDVLIALGSSGPHSNGYSLLRKILAVSNTDPETTQLEGKPLADHLLAPTRIYVKNILNLIEQVDVHAIAHLTGGGFWENIPRVLPDNTQAVLEESSWEWPAVFSWMQQAGNVSRFEMYRTFNCGVGMVIALSPAEADKALQLMNDAGEKAWKIGVIKASDAEERVVINA
- the purN gene encoding phosphoribosylglycinamide formyltransferase, with protein sequence MKRIVVLVSGNGSNLQAILDACQQGRIGGRVAAVFSNKAGAFALERARAANIAAHALAAAQFADRCAFDRQLMQEIDAYAPDLVVLAGYMRILSAEFVQRYAGRMLNIHPSLLPKYPGLHTHRQAIDNGDEEHGTSVHFVTEQLDGGPVILQAKVPVFSDDTEDDVAARVQHQEHAIYPLVVSWFIDGRLTMHDGAAWLDDRRLPAAGHAFE
- the pstB gene encoding phosphate ABC transporter ATP-binding protein PstB — translated: MAITFNDVNTALELDNLNLWYGEKQALNNISLQFPANRITALIGPSGCGKSTLLRCFNRMNDAIDGCRISGDIRLQQHSILASAQDLCALRRRVGMVFQRPNPFARSIYDNVVYGLRLQGVRDKRVLDEAAERALRAAGLWAEVKDNVWQNALTLSSGQQQRLVIARAIAIEPEILLLDEPTSALDPIATLVIEELMTTLKQHFTLILVTHNMQQAARVSDYTAFMHQGRVVEFGLTDTLFTAPRQRHTEDYITGRYG
- the pstA gene encoding phosphate ABC transporter permease PstA, coding for MKGASARNDRWRWLTAGAVAVSLLAFLLLIVLLAWQGLRYFWPQPLVLFTLQTPNGQVQMLGEIAAEQQVSRQQLQSGGQPLPAGLPESVTRYLIKTGNRDFNGTDFRQLLSSEILHQQVPKQAIVLQRRAGGNAYGWFDGLLEERHPLTANNLFQTLQQRLTQTHEHLKEAETLRQVEMARLNAQMEELEQQRQQQRNARRYTPENQSAYEADRAELQRQFADQSSSLAALDQESHNTVLVLRDASGERHQIPLAQIVAVWQPNAMSAGIKWRHFAHQLWHFVSDSAYESIGDGGVFPAIFGTILMVLLMSIVVMPLGVVAAIWLHEYAGSNLLTRLVRIAVVNLAGVPSIVYGVFGLGFFVWLTGGSIDRLFFAARLPNPTFGTPGLLWASLTLALLTLPVVIVATEEGLSRIPPSLRQGSLALGATQAETLWHITLPLAAPAMLTGLILAVARAAGETAPLMLVGVVKKVPELPVDALFPYLHLDRKFMHLGFQIYDLAFQSPNAEADRSLVFATALLLVLLILGLNLVAMILRHRLRERYRALML
- a CDS encoding ABC transporter permease subunit, whose product is MEICSEMTDRPIPVDDNAGRRRIIERLTRRVVTACGMAILLVMMLLLFWLVAVVVPLFIAPGLRADNPVKLWQSDAVIAMGMDRQQKWGWRIDHQGSGRFVPLNAQPPSAPLTLLRGSIRASVSMDNLSVLLLSERGAMVLVQPDFSSGAEPRWKYPLGDVPLSTGEENIYPFAITQSAENRWQVALATPDHIALWQLQAQQPALHYRLNIRGVDQLLLSPDGSKLYTLSGTQLSVWLIGSGPPRLREALTLAEKPASLKLLSGGASLLIADHRGIGQWFDTASAAEPRLRFIRDFAGAQWQPLIMTEPHRRVFATLSPQGELKLFASKQQGAILSRQLEAGVRMAQFAPQGDGLLVERAGAWQHYRLDNPWPDVSWRSLWQKVWYENYPEPEYVWQATSANDDYQGKFSLVPMVVGTLKAAGLAMLFATPLALAAAIYTAWFMTPGLRRWVKPAIEMMGALPGVVIGLIAGLWLAPKIADRLSGVLLLPLILASVLLLCSWTRQKLPPVWQKRWRTEGREVLLLLPILLLSAWFSLGAIPLLEHSLWEQGLAERFSTDYQQRNLLVAGVAMGFALVPLIFTLAEDAIFSVPASLGQGSLALGATPWQTLMRVVLPAASSGIFAALMIGFGRAIGETMIVLMATGNTPVTDGGLFAGLRSLAANVAVEMPEAAAGSAHYRVLFLSALVLLVFTLVVNTFAELLRQRLRRRYGQQEQPG